CCGAGAGCTTCGAGGCAGCTACTTCTACTTTAGGTAATCCGATGGAGCCTGCATCATATAAATATTGGCGGTGCAGATCCGATGTGGATACCACGTCCCTATCGACGATCCTTAGATAACCTACGCCCATGGCCGTCAATTGTAAAGCTATCGGCGACCCCAACCCCCCCGCACCTGCTAATAATACGCGGCTCCTCCTAAGCCTTAACTGGCCCTCGTATCCGATCTCATCTAAGACTATCTGCCTCGAGTAGAGCTCCAACTCCTCATTGGAAAGTCTATCCGCATCCTCCATGTTGAAGCACCGACCAGCCTAGACTCGACTACAAAATCAGTTATTTCTATGCAAATGTTAATTTTCCACCGTTTTTAACCTTTCCCTTATGAGCGTGGTTAGGTCGCGCAGCAGGGAGCAGGCAGTAGCTCGGCCGCCAGCTCCTTCACCTATAAGGAAGTATTCCCCGCATTCGGTAGTGATTTTCACGGCGTTGTTAACGGAATCGACGCATAGAGGGTCTGCTTTAGGGATCTCTTTAGGCTTAACCTCAGCAGATCCGCTACTATTAAGCGAGCCTATTAACCTTATGGAATATCCCCCCTCCTTAGCCTTTTCAAGGTCTTTAGGGGTCAGATCTTCGATCCCCTTCGTGTAAACATCCTCCAGCTTGAGGTTTTTATCTAAAACCGAGTTGGCTATTATGATGAGCTTACATGCGGTATCTAAACCCTTTATGTCATAGCTATGGTTTTCCTCGGCGTAACCCAGCTTCTGGGCTTCTGCTAGGGCCTCTCCCAGGGTCAGCCCATCCTCCATCCTCCATAGGATATAGTTCGTGGTTCCATTTAATACGCCTTGAATGGAGGATATCCCCTCCTTTAGCTCCAGATCTCTAGCGAAGCTGAGTATTGGGGTACCGCCGCCTACGGTGGCCCCATAGAACAGCCTCCTCCCATGTATCGAGGCCGTGGTCCTAAGCCTGTTCAAACCCCTAGCTATCGCACCTTTATTGGCCGTAATTACGTCCATGCCGTAGGTCAATGCTTCATTGATGTATGTGAGGCTGGGCTCTCCATCCTTAAGGTTACTTGAGGTAGCATCGACGAGTATCTCAGCGTTGATCGTCTCGAGTAGCTCCTGAGGGGTCATGCCTGGCTTCCCAAGTTCGGGTATCGCCGAGAGCGATCCGCCTAACCTCTTCGCTTGGACCAGTTTTAATGGATCCAGGCCTCCCTCCGATATGACCGACCCTCCCCTGTCCGCTACCGCCACGAATCTTAATGAGACGCCGTATCTGCTTTGGATCCTCTCCGAGTTGATAGAAATGAGTGTGGAGAAGCCTTGGGCTACCCTACCGAACCCCAGCATCATCAGTCTTAACTCCAAGGGTTTAGCCTCCGCTTACGCCGGGCATGATTACGATTTCATCTCCATCCCTCAGTTCGGTATTTAGGAATCCGCAGAGGCGG
This region of Candidatus Bathyarchaeota archaeon genomic DNA includes:
- a CDS encoding homoserine dehydrogenase produces the protein MELRLMMLGFGRVAQGFSTLISINSERIQSRYGVSLRFVAVADRGGSVISEGGLDPLKLVQAKRLGGSLSAIPELGKPGMTPQELLETINAEILVDATSSNLKDGEPSLTYINEALTYGMDVITANKGAIARGLNRLRTTASIHGRRLFYGATVGGGTPILSFARDLELKEGISSIQGVLNGTTNYILWRMEDGLTLGEALAEAQKLGYAEENHSYDIKGLDTACKLIIIANSVLDKNLKLEDVYTKGIEDLTPKDLEKAKEGGYSIRLIGSLNSSGSAEVKPKEIPKADPLCVDSVNNAVKITTECGEYFLIGEGAGGRATACSLLRDLTTLIRERLKTVEN